A stretch of Mucilaginibacter terrae DNA encodes these proteins:
- a CDS encoding class I SAM-dependent DNA methyltransferase, whose translation MNISTIIKSIRDIMRKDSGVDGDAQRISQMVWMLFLKIFSDKEGEWKNRISNYKSPIPHHLKWENWAVNNTKLTGEALIDFINQELFATLKHLDEKENEYAHVVKAVFEDTYNYMKNGTLFRQVVIEIDKINFSSSREIHVFNEIYETILKELQSAGSSGEYYTPRAVTQFMVEMTEPSKGQKILDPACGTGGFLTCSIDYIQAMDSTADIELLEDTVLGIEKKPLPHLLCTTNLMLQGFASPKIHRDNLLSKPYSTWLEDDQVDVIFSNPPFGGLEEDGTEDNFPINFRTKETSDLFVALIIKLLKKNGKAAIILPDGFLFGEGVRTRIKQELLDQCNLHTIVRLPNGVFSPYTNIKTNLLFFEKGKPTQYIWYFEHPLPPNQKSYNRSRPITLKEFEIEKTWWNKRQENDYSWKVSINDIKKRNYNLDISSPYFGEQEEKLNSDEIVLRLERSMQRSQELLSFLKIKF comes from the coding sequence ATGAATATTTCGACAATTATTAAATCTATTCGAGACATCATGAGGAAAGATTCCGGTGTAGATGGTGATGCACAGAGAATCTCTCAAATGGTTTGGATGCTGTTTCTAAAAATATTTTCTGATAAAGAAGGAGAATGGAAAAATCGAATATCTAATTACAAATCACCTATCCCTCATCATCTCAAATGGGAAAATTGGGCTGTTAATAACACCAAGCTCACAGGAGAAGCTCTAATTGATTTTATCAATCAAGAGCTTTTTGCCACTTTAAAGCACCTTGATGAAAAAGAAAATGAGTATGCACATGTTGTAAAAGCTGTTTTTGAGGACACTTATAATTACATGAAAAATGGAACCTTATTTAGACAGGTAGTTATTGAAATTGATAAAATAAACTTTAGCAGCTCTAGAGAGATTCACGTTTTCAATGAGATATATGAGACGATTCTAAAAGAACTTCAAAGTGCTGGTTCTTCTGGAGAATACTACACTCCCAGAGCGGTAACCCAATTTATGGTTGAAATGACAGAGCCATCTAAAGGTCAAAAGATACTAGATCCAGCATGTGGTACTGGAGGCTTTTTAACTTGTAGTATTGATTATATTCAAGCTATGGATTCAACCGCCGATATAGAATTATTAGAAGACACTGTTCTAGGCATAGAAAAAAAACCGCTTCCGCATTTACTATGCACGACCAACTTAATGTTGCAAGGCTTCGCTTCGCCAAAAATACATCGTGATAACTTGTTGAGTAAACCTTATAGTACTTGGTTAGAGGACGACCAAGTTGATGTAATTTTTAGCAATCCGCCGTTTGGCGGCCTTGAGGAAGATGGTACAGAAGACAATTTCCCTATTAACTTTCGGACAAAAGAAACGTCGGATTTGTTTGTAGCTTTAATTATCAAACTATTGAAAAAGAATGGTAAAGCTGCTATAATTTTACCTGATGGCTTTTTGTTTGGCGAAGGCGTTAGAACAAGAATCAAGCAAGAGCTTTTAGATCAATGCAATTTGCACACTATCGTTCGTTTGCCAAATGGCGTGTTTAGTCCCTATACAAATATCAAAACTAACCTCTTATTCTTTGAAAAAGGCAAGCCGACCCAATACATTTGGTATTTCGAACATCCGCTACCCCCAAATCAGAAGTCATATAATAGATCCAGACCAATCACTCTGAAAGAGTTTGAAATTGAAAAAACCTGGTGGAACAAAAGACAAGAAAATGATTACTCTTGGAAAGTTTCTATTAACGATATAAAAAAACGCAACTACAACTTAGATATATCAAGCCCTTATTTTGGAGAACAGGAAGAAAAATTAAACAGTGATGAAATTGTTTTGCGCCTTGAGCGGTCAATGCAACGCAGCCAAGAATTATTGTCTTTCTTAAAAATAAAATTTTAA
- the traK gene encoding conjugative transposon protein TraK, with the protein MFTHLKNIDTAFRHIKAFSLVLIAACTLISCFALYKSYESSNNAGKHIYILANGKAMEAVSAERKDNVPVEARDHISMFHHYFFTLDPDEKVISANMGRALYLADESARNQYNNLKEKSYYNNLISGNISQQIEIDSISLDLNQHPYYFKCYARERLIRSSSTVNRLLVTQGYLRDVARSDNNPHGFLIQRWETLVNKDTTLNANTNSYAVQ; encoded by the coding sequence ATGTTCACGCACCTCAAAAATATCGACACCGCCTTCCGGCATATTAAAGCATTCAGCCTCGTACTGATCGCAGCCTGTACCCTGATCTCTTGCTTTGCCCTGTATAAAAGCTATGAAAGTTCCAACAATGCAGGCAAGCATATTTATATCCTGGCCAATGGAAAGGCCATGGAAGCCGTTTCTGCGGAAAGAAAAGACAATGTTCCCGTCGAGGCCCGAGACCACATCAGCATGTTTCACCATTATTTTTTTACGCTTGACCCGGATGAAAAAGTCATCAGCGCGAATATGGGCAGAGCCCTGTATCTGGCAGATGAAAGTGCGCGGAATCAGTATAACAATCTTAAGGAAAAAAGCTATTACAACAACCTGATCTCCGGAAACATCAGCCAGCAGATCGAAATAGACAGTATTTCACTTGACCTGAACCAGCACCCGTACTATTTCAAATGTTATGCACGGGAACGGCTGATCCGATCCTCTTCTACCGTTAACCGGCTGCTGGTAACGCAGGGTTACCTGCGCGATGTCGCGAGGTCGGATAATAACCCGCATGGATTCCTGATCCAACGCTGGGAAACCCTGGTTAACAAAGACACCACACTTAACGCCAACACCAACAGTTATGCTGTTCAGTAA
- the istB gene encoding IS21-like element helper ATPase IstB produces the protein MNQDTLDKLRKMKFFGMFHAFKSSVETGKTNDYTADELLGHLVDAEWDDRQNRRIERTILYAKFRYKAAIEDVHYHAERSIDRNQIMRLAECTFIDRFENILVTGSTGIGKSYVASAIGHQACIQGYRVFYASTPKLFAKLKMAKADGSYIKEIAKLERTQLLILDDFGIQPFDAQSRAALLEIIEDRHGKTSLIITSQLPVSKWFEVIGEKTIADAILDRIVHDAHRIELKGESMRRKRTPITANNLE, from the coding sequence ATGAATCAAGACACCTTAGACAAACTGCGGAAGATGAAGTTCTTCGGCATGTTCCATGCTTTCAAAAGCAGCGTGGAAACCGGTAAAACGAATGATTATACAGCAGATGAACTGCTGGGCCACCTGGTAGATGCCGAATGGGACGACCGCCAGAACAGGCGCATTGAGCGCACGATCCTATATGCCAAGTTCCGCTATAAAGCCGCTATAGAGGACGTTCACTACCATGCTGAACGAAGTATCGACCGCAACCAGATCATGCGCTTGGCCGAATGTACGTTCATTGACCGCTTTGAAAACATCCTGGTCACTGGCAGCACCGGTATCGGCAAAAGCTACGTGGCTTCAGCTATTGGCCATCAGGCCTGTATCCAGGGCTACCGGGTGTTCTATGCCAGCACGCCCAAGCTGTTTGCCAAACTCAAAATGGCTAAGGCTGATGGCTCGTATATCAAGGAGATCGCTAAACTGGAAAGGACACAACTGCTTATACTGGACGACTTTGGGATACAGCCTTTTGATGCCCAGAGCAGGGCCGCCCTGCTGGAGATCATCGAGGACCGGCACGGTAAGACCTCGCTGATCATTACCTCTCAGCTGCCGGTAAGCAAGTGGTTTGAAGTGATTGGTGAAAAGACAATTGCTGATGCTATCCTGGACCGGATCGTTCACGATGCACACCGGATAGAATTGAAAGGAGAATCGATGAGAAGAAAGCGTACACCAATAACGGCAAACAACCTTGAATAA
- a CDS encoding DUF3800 domain-containing protein — MKNIIAFADESGNNSFEFSTQGTHFIVASVILRKDKLEETELLIEDIRKRYFQTGEIKSSKVGDNHSRRLKILHELSNADFSIYAVVVNKKKLVGEGFKYKPSFYKFLNGLVYKELFKTFPELDLVVDEHGSNDFMRQFKVYVEKHHKPNLFSGSEFQFSGSATSVMIQLADFIAGTLGRCFDELRKVPEGEQFLNILQPKITSLNFFPYEPQHYLADAELNNNNFHESVAQAGVNSAMHFIENKKVVTQDDADQVNCVKLILLYFNTYGTKLYITTKQIIQHLQVGRVEPLSEHQFRTKVIGQIRDVGVLVVSSSSGVHKGYKLPASLNDLYRFVNHGNSVIMPMLHRIKVFREKIKLATLNEVDILENEDFLGLRDLLK, encoded by the coding sequence ATGAAAAATATAATTGCGTTTGCAGACGAGTCTGGTAACAATTCTTTTGAGTTTTCGACTCAGGGAACGCATTTTATTGTAGCAAGTGTGATTCTTAGAAAGGATAAGCTTGAAGAAACAGAATTGTTGATCGAAGACATAAGAAAACGCTATTTTCAGACCGGCGAGATCAAATCAAGCAAGGTTGGCGACAATCATTCCCGAAGGCTGAAAATTTTGCATGAGCTATCGAATGCCGACTTTTCCATCTATGCGGTCGTCGTTAATAAAAAGAAGCTCGTGGGTGAAGGGTTCAAATACAAGCCTTCGTTCTATAAATTTTTAAACGGGCTTGTTTACAAAGAATTATTCAAGACCTTCCCAGAACTTGATTTAGTGGTAGACGAGCATGGAAGTAACGACTTTATGAGGCAGTTTAAAGTGTATGTAGAAAAGCATCATAAGCCCAATTTATTTTCAGGAAGCGAATTTCAGTTCTCTGGAAGTGCTACTAGCGTGATGATTCAACTGGCAGATTTTATCGCAGGAACACTTGGCAGATGCTTCGATGAATTGAGAAAAGTTCCTGAAGGTGAGCAATTTTTAAATATTCTTCAGCCGAAAATCACAAGCTTAAATTTCTTTCCGTATGAACCACAACATTATCTTGCGGATGCTGAACTCAATAACAATAATTTTCACGAGTCAGTAGCACAGGCTGGTGTTAACAGTGCCATGCATTTTATTGAGAATAAAAAGGTTGTGACGCAGGATGATGCTGATCAGGTCAACTGTGTAAAGCTAATACTTCTTTATTTCAACACTTATGGAACAAAGCTATATATCACCACGAAACAAATCATTCAACACTTACAGGTTGGAAGGGTAGAGCCGCTCAGCGAGCACCAATTTCGCACTAAAGTTATTGGTCAAATCCGGGACGTAGGCGTGTTGGTCGTAAGCAGCAGCTCCGGTGTTCACAAAGGTTACAAATTGCCTGCATCTCTGAATGATCTGTATAGGTTTGTCAATCATGGAAACAGTGTCATTATGCCAATGCTGCATCGAATAAAGGTGTTCCGCGAAAAGATTAAATTAGCCACACTCAATGAAGTGGATATTTTGGAAAATGAGGACTTTTTAGGATTGCGTGATTTACTTAAGTGA
- a CDS encoding TerB family tellurite resistance protein has translation MKNMKSKVIIVTLSILVGMGSVKGYAQGTEMQQLLLNIEKLTQLKSILSDMKTGYQVYQQGYGMISNLSKGNFDLHDIYLSGLLAVSPAVRNYQRIPEIISMQTSLIKEYKSATGRFRQSGTFSAAELGYLSNVYQKLIGESLQGIEELIQVTSAGKLRMSDAERLQAIDRIYSGTTDKLNFLRSFNRQGIILSLRRTRDLENTRQLKRLYGLTN, from the coding sequence ATGAAAAACATGAAAAGCAAAGTCATTATCGTTACGCTCAGCATATTGGTCGGGATGGGCTCTGTGAAAGGCTACGCCCAGGGGACAGAAATGCAGCAGCTCCTGCTCAACATCGAGAAGCTCACCCAGCTTAAAAGTATCCTTTCTGATATGAAAACCGGCTACCAGGTGTACCAGCAGGGCTATGGGATGATTTCTAACCTTAGCAAGGGCAATTTCGACCTGCATGATATTTACCTGAGCGGGCTTTTAGCAGTGAGTCCGGCCGTCAGGAATTACCAAAGGATCCCGGAGATTATTTCCATGCAGACCAGCCTCATCAAAGAATACAAAAGTGCGACAGGTCGTTTCCGGCAGAGCGGAACTTTTTCAGCCGCGGAACTGGGTTACCTTTCTAATGTCTATCAAAAGCTGATCGGGGAAAGTTTACAGGGGATCGAGGAGCTGATACAGGTGACCTCTGCCGGTAAACTCCGCATGTCAGATGCGGAACGCCTGCAGGCCATCGACCGCATTTACAGTGGAACAACTGATAAGCTGAACTTTCTGCGGTCCTTTAACAGGCAGGGAATCATCCTGTCGCTCAGGCGTACCCGGGATCTCGAAAATACCCGTCAACTGAAACGCCTTTACGGTTTAACTAATTGA
- the traJ gene encoding conjugative transposon protein TraJ — translation MKKYIVTSGILVIMAAMMPSLSYAQGLAGDIHGLQGTLDTVYEDMLPMFGQLIGVGRAIAGFGALWYIAARVWRQIANAEAIDFYPLLRPFALGMAIMMFPVVITVINGIMKPTVTATAGMVKDSDAAIARLLKAKEDAVKQTSTWQMYEGDDGQGDRDKWYKYTHPQDENGDKEGVFEGIGNDMKFAMAKASYQFRNTVKKWMSEVLQVTYEAASLCINTIRTFYLIVLAILGPIVFGLAVFDGFQHTLTVWLAKYLNVFLWLPVANIFGAIIGKVQENMLRIDIGQVQQSGDTFFSSTDTAYLVFLIIGTIGYFTVPSVAGYIVNAGGMNGLLSKVNTLVSSSSNTVVAGGTAVSSRAMNGAKNLFNAPAKFMEGYHGKASGSGQTADDYQKKKLTGN, via the coding sequence ATGAAAAAGTATATCGTTACAAGCGGCATCCTGGTCATTATGGCCGCAATGATGCCATCACTGAGCTACGCGCAGGGGCTTGCCGGTGATATTCACGGGTTGCAGGGAACGCTGGACACCGTGTATGAGGACATGTTACCCATGTTCGGTCAGCTTATCGGCGTTGGACGTGCTATCGCGGGCTTTGGCGCGCTGTGGTATATCGCGGCGAGGGTCTGGCGTCAGATCGCCAATGCTGAAGCCATTGACTTTTATCCCCTGCTCCGGCCGTTCGCCCTTGGTATGGCCATTATGATGTTCCCGGTAGTGATCACCGTGATCAACGGCATCATGAAACCGACTGTTACCGCTACCGCAGGGATGGTCAAAGACTCCGATGCGGCCATAGCACGGCTGTTGAAAGCCAAGGAGGATGCCGTCAAGCAAACCAGCACCTGGCAGATGTATGAAGGTGACGACGGGCAGGGGGACCGGGACAAATGGTATAAATATACTCATCCGCAAGATGAAAATGGAGACAAAGAAGGCGTTTTCGAAGGTATCGGCAACGATATGAAATTCGCGATGGCCAAGGCCAGCTACCAGTTTCGCAACACGGTCAAAAAATGGATGTCCGAAGTTTTGCAGGTAACCTATGAAGCAGCTTCACTATGCATCAACACCATCCGTACCTTTTATCTCATCGTACTGGCGATCCTAGGGCCCATCGTTTTCGGGCTGGCGGTTTTCGACGGCTTCCAGCATACGCTTACCGTCTGGCTTGCCAAGTACCTCAACGTATTCCTCTGGCTCCCCGTCGCCAATATTTTTGGGGCGATCATCGGCAAAGTTCAGGAAAACATGCTCAGGATCGATATCGGCCAGGTGCAGCAATCCGGCGATACCTTCTTCAGCTCCACCGATACCGCATACCTTGTCTTCCTGATCATCGGCACCATCGGCTATTTTACCGTTCCCAGTGTCGCGGGGTACATCGTCAATGCAGGCGGCATGAACGGCCTTTTAAGCAAAGTAAACACCCTGGTCAGTTCTTCCAGCAACACGGTTGTAGCCGGCGGGACCGCTGTAAGCAGCCGGGCCATGAACGGCGCTAAAAACCTGTTCAATGCCCCCGCAAAATTTATGGAAGGTTATCACGGAAAAGCGTCAGGAAGCGGACAAACTGCCGATGACTATCAGAAGAAGAAACTTACCGGTAACTGA
- the traM gene encoding conjugative transposon protein TraM: MNIIIDSPSAAALPEAQKKRRKFYLALPILILPFMTIAFWALGGGKKEGQPDEVRNAPAGLNTTLPNASFKEEKKQDKLALYQQAARDSSSGSIVSSSFLAEMGGERSPQSVTNGIADPAAPNQADLQSAQIEQKIAQINRQIATQPASAPVHAVAREEDDRSIRKLRSMMNAAGEGKAADPEMQQISKVLSQLQAIQNPGTAVSGSSKAVTENAFQAISATIDGKQKVADGAAVRIKLTDSVTLRKQVMPKGQLLFGICQVTNQRLLVQVKNIRLGDKIIPVDLTVYSMDGMPGIPAPEAELAGAAGEGAENALANMQILSMDQSIGAQAATSGINAAKGLFNKKVKKIKVRLQDETPLLLRDNQQKTSL, encoded by the coding sequence ATGAACATCATCATTGACAGCCCCTCAGCGGCAGCGCTACCTGAAGCGCAAAAAAAGAGACGGAAATTTTATTTGGCCCTGCCCATTCTGATCCTGCCGTTTATGACCATTGCCTTCTGGGCATTGGGCGGCGGTAAAAAGGAAGGCCAGCCGGACGAGGTGAGGAACGCACCTGCCGGGCTGAACACCACCTTACCCAACGCCAGTTTTAAGGAAGAGAAAAAGCAGGACAAACTGGCCCTTTACCAGCAGGCGGCCAGAGACTCCTCCTCGGGAAGTATCGTAAGCAGCAGTTTCCTTGCCGAAATGGGTGGCGAAAGATCGCCGCAATCTGTCACTAACGGGATCGCTGACCCGGCAGCACCGAACCAGGCGGATCTGCAATCGGCACAGATCGAGCAGAAGATCGCCCAGATCAACCGGCAGATCGCTACGCAGCCGGCCAGCGCGCCGGTACATGCAGTAGCCCGCGAAGAGGATGACCGGAGTATCCGTAAACTGCGTTCGATGATGAACGCTGCGGGCGAGGGTAAGGCAGCAGACCCGGAGATGCAGCAGATCAGTAAGGTGCTCTCCCAACTCCAGGCCATACAGAATCCCGGCACGGCCGTTTCCGGCAGCAGCAAAGCGGTAACGGAAAATGCCTTTCAGGCTATTTCGGCGACTATCGATGGCAAACAAAAAGTAGCGGACGGCGCTGCCGTAAGGATCAAATTAACGGATAGCGTTACCCTAAGGAAACAGGTTATGCCTAAAGGACAACTGTTGTTCGGTATTTGCCAGGTTACCAACCAGCGCCTGCTGGTACAGGTAAAGAACATCCGCCTGGGTGATAAGATCATCCCCGTTGACCTGACGGTTTACAGCATGGACGGTATGCCAGGCATACCCGCACCAGAAGCGGAACTGGCCGGCGCTGCGGGTGAAGGGGCCGAAAACGCCCTGGCCAATATGCAGATCCTGTCCATGGATCAATCAATTGGCGCACAGGCTGCAACATCCGGGATCAATGCGGCAAAAGGGTTATTCAACAAAAAGGTCAAAAAGATCAAGGTCCGGCTACAGGACGAAACGCCTTTGCTGTTGCGCGACAACCAGCAGAAGACCAGCTTATAG
- a CDS encoding PDDEXK nuclease domain-containing protein gives MSLNQSPFRLFENIKAVITETQLHIVRNVNQAMVLAYFQIGRMIVEDEQLGKRRADYAKETIARLSSELNNEFGKGYSVSNLEYMRSFYLTYQDRFPQSPIGKTMKDTKPQSLIGILENPFHLSWTHYIQLLKIKDEDERQFYEIEAAQGNWSVRELQRQYNSALFERLALSKDKKGIKELAEKGQVIQKPSDALKSHYVLEFLGLREDAKYSESDLETAIIDKLEHFMLELGKGFLFEGRQRRFTFEGDSFFVDLVFYNRLLKCFVLFDLKIGKLTHQDIGQMQMYVNYYDRKVKLSEENPTIGIILCKEENRTVIEFTLPENNKQIFSKEYKAVLPSKDALKKQLE, from the coding sequence ATGAGCTTAAATCAATCTCCGTTTCGACTCTTTGAAAATATAAAAGCTGTAATTACAGAAACTCAGCTCCATATAGTCCGTAACGTTAACCAAGCGATGGTACTCGCCTATTTCCAAATAGGCAGAATGATTGTCGAAGACGAACAACTTGGAAAACGACGTGCCGATTATGCAAAAGAGACAATTGCACGTTTAAGCAGCGAATTAAACAACGAGTTTGGCAAGGGATATTCCGTGTCCAACCTGGAATATATGCGTAGCTTTTATTTAACTTATCAGGATAGGTTTCCCCAATCACCGATTGGGAAAACCATGAAGGATACAAAACCCCAATCACTGATTGGGATTTTAGAAAATCCGTTTCATTTAAGCTGGACACACTATATACAGTTACTTAAAATCAAGGACGAAGACGAACGGCAATTTTATGAAATCGAAGCAGCTCAGGGCAATTGGTCAGTAAGAGAATTACAAAGACAATATAACTCTGCGTTATTTGAGCGCCTAGCTCTGAGCAAAGATAAAAAGGGTATAAAGGAACTGGCCGAGAAAGGTCAGGTCATTCAAAAGCCTTCGGATGCACTAAAAAGCCACTATGTTTTGGAATTTTTAGGGCTAAGAGAAGATGCCAAATATTCGGAAAGTGATCTTGAAACCGCAATCATAGACAAACTAGAGCATTTTATGCTCGAACTGGGTAAAGGGTTTTTATTTGAGGGAAGACAAAGACGATTCACATTCGAAGGAGATAGCTTCTTTGTTGATCTGGTATTTTACAATAGACTTCTTAAATGTTTTGTGCTGTTTGATCTAAAAATAGGAAAGCTTACCCATCAGGATATAGGACAGATGCAAATGTATGTCAACTATTACGATCGGAAAGTTAAGCTATCGGAAGAGAATCCCACGATTGGCATCATTCTCTGCAAAGAAGAAAATCGCACGGTGATAGAGTTTACATTGCCTGAGAATAACAAACAAATCTTCTCGAAAGAATATAAGGCTGTTTTACCAAGTAAAGATGCACTGAAAAAGCAGTTGGAGTAA
- a CDS encoding conjugal transfer protein TraI, with the protein MSKLRLTEISEWTDKQRKLYGNYYDELWKIKSVISYYQRIKDLTIRQAQLVGEYQKAWGLFNSDKHFSADELGHMQEVYSGILESSVANLDQIMLVINSFKTQMTDEQRLELINAAGNRLEENFTDLKQFNNQNLMLTLERGKQQGDVNQIKALYGIR; encoded by the coding sequence TTGTCGAAGCTCCGGTTAACGGAGATCTCCGAATGGACGGACAAGCAGCGAAAGCTATATGGTAACTATTATGATGAACTCTGGAAGATCAAATCGGTGATCAGTTATTACCAGCGGATCAAGGACCTTACTATCCGTCAGGCGCAACTGGTGGGCGAATATCAAAAGGCCTGGGGGCTTTTCAATTCCGACAAACATTTCAGCGCGGACGAGCTCGGTCACATGCAGGAAGTCTATTCGGGCATTTTGGAATCCAGTGTCGCGAACCTTGACCAGATCATGCTGGTGATCAATAGCTTCAAAACCCAGATGACGGACGAACAGCGGCTCGAACTGATCAACGCGGCAGGAAACCGGCTGGAGGAAAATTTCACCGATCTCAAACAATTCAATAACCAAAACCTGATGCTCACGCTCGAAAGAGGTAAGCAACAGGGTGATGTGAACCAAATCAAAGCGCTTTATGGCATCCGTTAG
- a CDS encoding ComEC/Rec2 family competence protein translates to MEVFIRVLNVGDGDAVIVKVIDTDRKLVFMIDAGHPYDYEKVSKNLKEVLESVELPAPDFILCTHYDNDHIGGLLKLVKDYETQKPSVWIHATSEKINVKDLTELVNHEPENGIMPSEEDDNLAGENSANIVYYQNVLTTVEQEIALLEYLRPAGFSCKEPLAENFKIDQWPELSILSPTTSFYETLFPEHFSTQELVENHMNVLKGAETDQKISDDPCKKLDLKKSPITATNMNSAILMLVADGKKIIFSGDAGIESFEAIPDYKNVLDQLYFLKVPHHGSRNNINQELIQLMKPRIAVISGRHHVSGDVLACLKATCEEVSVTKDGQDIDVTIP, encoded by the coding sequence ATGGAAGTGTTTATAAGGGTGCTTAACGTCGGTGACGGTGATGCAGTTATTGTTAAAGTAATTGATACGGACAGAAAACTTGTTTTTATGATCGATGCAGGTCATCCTTACGATTATGAAAAGGTTAGCAAAAATCTGAAAGAAGTGTTAGAAAGTGTGGAATTGCCCGCACCCGACTTTATATTATGCACCCATTACGATAATGATCATATCGGAGGATTATTAAAACTGGTAAAGGATTATGAAACTCAAAAACCTTCGGTTTGGATCCATGCGACAAGTGAAAAGATCAATGTTAAAGATTTAACTGAGCTGGTGAACCATGAGCCGGAAAATGGAATCATGCCATCTGAGGAAGATGATAATCTGGCGGGGGAAAATTCAGCTAACATAGTTTATTATCAGAATGTACTCACTACTGTTGAGCAAGAGATTGCTTTGCTGGAATATTTACGGCCTGCAGGTTTTTCTTGCAAGGAACCGCTTGCTGAAAATTTTAAGATCGACCAATGGCCGGAACTGTCTATCTTGAGCCCCACCACTTCATTTTATGAGACCTTGTTCCCCGAACATTTCAGTACGCAGGAACTGGTCGAGAATCATATGAATGTCTTAAAGGGCGCGGAAACTGATCAAAAGATTTCAGATGATCCATGCAAAAAGCTTGACCTGAAAAAATCCCCGATCACCGCGACGAACATGAACAGCGCCATATTAATGCTGGTAGCAGACGGCAAAAAGATCATATTTAGCGGAGATGCTGGAATAGAGTCTTTTGAAGCGATCCCGGATTATAAAAACGTGCTTGACCAACTGTACTTTTTGAAAGTTCCGCATCATGGAAGCAGAAACAATATCAACCAGGAATTGATTCAACTTATGAAACCAAGAATTGCTGTTATTTCCGGAAGGCACCATGTATCCGGTGATGTTTTGGCCTGTTTAAAGGCAACTTGTGAAGAAGTTTCGGTAACGAAAGATGGTCAGGATATCGATGTAACTATACCTTAA